From Prionailurus bengalensis isolate Pbe53 chromosome F2, Fcat_Pben_1.1_paternal_pri, whole genome shotgun sequence, one genomic window encodes:
- the RECQL4 gene encoding LOW QUALITY PROTEIN: ATP-dependent DNA helicase Q4 (The sequence of the model RefSeq protein was modified relative to this genomic sequence to represent the inferred CDS: deleted 2 bases in 1 codon) produces MRVPLIGCPGGGCPDAPPPTLRDAPIGWRPASPSRREICGARGRGASAMERLRDVRERLQAWESAFRRRRGRRPGQEDVAAAPEDTRALYREYRALKEALKEAEGVGPRGPKQSLSVQAEEVPEPSCWGPHLNRAATHSPHPPLSGPSRPGSVRDYGERLKANLKGTLQAGPALSRIPRTPRRPSSEMPTPRPPGAGAALISPEEVSEVPLQPAGPQLRPGCLQQLQASLSLRLGSLDPGWLERCHNGAPDFLGASKACQPNLGVEQSQSLTSCVPSVPGPSTSPEAQALQTAGVSAGSPQPGDSQGKRWTRNREPEGSPAQAQQDSGQIGPLPEEAGAAEHAEDPSGKPLWAQRPSGATASRYHSFSLPVGTLSRARLGQAWGMAHLYIPSRVAVRNGGNYVRLNMKQKRYVRGPALRGRLLRKQMWKQKWRKKGEHFVGGRPRATLKNACFRCGQLGHWSSQCPQPEHTPAPQKKGGENEDDTQTLLALEEVVQRTGSASCRLPVSEKDPEPAGPEPLVTVEQPVPRVPCLPPTVPPLYPPGPSGQVAETPAEVFQTLEQLGHRAFRPGQEHAVMRILSGISTLLVLPTGAGKSLCYQLPALLYARRSPCLTLVISPLLSLMDDQVSGLPPCLKAACIHSGMTRKERDSALKKVQAAQVHVLMLSPEALVGAAAGTPGSLPQLPPVAFACVDEAHCLSQWSHNFRPCYLRVCKVLREHMGVRCFLGLTATATHSTSRDMAQHLGVAEEHVLRGPVTIPTNLYLSVSTDRNPDQALVTLLQSDRFRDLNSVIVYCNRREDTERIAALLRTCLCQAPEAVAEAYHAGMCARERRRVQQAFMEGRLRVVVATVAFGMGLDRPDVRAVLHLGLPPSFESYVQAVGRAGRDGQPAHCHLFLQPQGRDLQELRRHVHAEASDFLAVKKLVQCSFPPCTCTHARQPPEQEGAKSRERPVTVSPSEAEQASNRGLAQCLGHERALPVQPLVQALDMPEEAIETLLCYLELHPRRWLELLAPTYAYCHLRCPGGLPQLQALARRCPPLAVWLAQQPQENIGEGSYSVEFDVVKLADSMGWKLAPAKQALRQLQWYPEPGTGAHRDTGVLVEFRELAFCLHSPGDLTAHEKDQICDFLYERVQTREQEALARLRRTFQAFHSVAFPSCGPCLEQPDEEHSARLKALVSGYFEEEGPGGMEDEQGPEPGQARIQDWEDQIRQDIRHLLSSWPDQQFSGRAVARIFHGIGSPCYPAQVYGRDRRFWRKHLHLSFRALMRLATEEILLWGH; encoded by the exons GGAGGCGGCCGGGCCAG GAGGACGTGGCGGCGGCGCCTGAGGATACCCGGG CGCTCTACCGGGAGTACCGCGCCCTGAAGGAGGCCCTGAAGGAGGCAGAAGGGGTCGGACCCCGCGGCCCCAAGCAATCGCTTTCCGTGCAGGCAGAGGAG GTGCCAGAACCCAGCTGCTGGGGGCCCCACTTGAATCGGGCTGCGACCCACAGTCCGCATCCTCCTCTTTCTGGGCCAAGCCGGCCAGGGTCTGTGCGGGACTACGGGGAGAGGCTTAAGGCCAACCTCAAGGGCACCCTGCAG GCTGGGCCAGCCCTGAGCCGCATACCCCGGACTCCACGAAGACCCTCGTCCGAGATGCCCACCCCAAGGCCACCAGGTGCAGGGGCTGCCCTCATCTCTCCAGAAGAAGTCAGTGAGGTGCCCTTGCAGCCTGCTGGGCCCCAGCTGAGGCCGGGCTGCCTCCAGCAGCTACAGGCGTCCTTGAGCCTGCGACTGGGCTCCCTAGACCCTGGCTGGCTGGAGCGGTGTCACAATGGGGCCCCAGATTTTCTGGGGGCTTCCAAGGCCTGCCAGCCTAACTTGGGTGTAGAGCAGTCACAGTCTCTGACTTCATGTGTCCCATCTGTCCCTGGTCCCAGCACTAGCCCTGAGGCTCAAGCCCTACAGACAGCTGGAGTCAGTGCAGGGAGCCCCCAACCTGGCGACAGTCAAGGCAAGAGGTGGACACGGAATAGGGAGCCAGAGGGGAGCCCTGCACAGGCCCAGCAAGACAGTGGCCAAATAGGACCCCTGCCTGAGGAAGCTGGGGCTGCAGAACATGCAGAAGACCCTTCGGGAAAACCCCTGTGGGCACAGCGCCCCAGTGGCGCCACAGCCTCCAGGTACCACAGCTTCAGCCTCCCGGTAGGG ACCTTAAGTCGAGCCAGGTTGGGGCAGGCTTGGGGCATGGCCCACTTGTACATCCCTTCCAGAGTAGCTGTGCGGAACGGGGGTAATTACGTGCGGCTCAACATGAAGCAGAAACGCTACGTGCGGGGCCCGGCTCTCCGTGGAAGGCTCCTCCGCAAGCAG ATGTGGAAGCAGAAGTGGCGGAAGAAAGGGGAGCATTTTGTAGGTGGTCGGCCCAGAGCCACGCTCAAGAATGCTTGCTTCCGGTGTGGGCAGCTAGGCCACTGGTCATCCCAGTGCCCCCAACCAG AGCATACCCCAGCCCCCCAGAAGAAAGGTGGTGAGAATGAAGACGACACACAGACCCTGCTCGCTTTGGAGGAAGTAGTCCAGAGGACAGGCAGTGCCAGCTGCCGACTCCCTG TGAGTGAGAAAGATCCAGAGCCTGCTGGGCCTGAGCCGTTGGTCACCGTGGAACAGCCTGTGCCCCGGGTGCCCTGCCTGCCCCCTACCGTGCCACCACTTTACCCACCAGGGCCCTCTGGGCAAGTGGCAG AGACGCCAGCTGAGGTATTCCAGACCCTGGAGCAGCTAGGGCACCGTGCCTTCCGCCCCGGACAGGAACATGCGGTCATGCGGATCCTCTCTG GCATATCCACGCTGCTGGTGTTGCCCACCGGTGCTGGCAAGTCCTTGTGCTACCAGCTCCCCGCGCTGCTTTATGCCCGGCGGAGCCCCTGCCTCACACTGGTCATCTCTCCCCTCCTGTCTCTCATGGACGACCAG GTGTCTGGCCTGCCCCCATGCCTGAAGGCGGCCTGCATCCATTCAGGCATGACCAGGAAGGAGCGGGACTCTGCCCTGaagaag GTTCAGGCGGCCCAGGTGCACGTTCTGATGCTGTCACCCGAGGCACTGGTTGGGGCTGCGGCAGGgacccctggctccctccctcagctGCCTCCCGTTGCCTTTGCCTGTGTCGACGAGGCCCACTGCCTGTCCCAGTGGTCCCACAACTTCCGGCCCTGCTACCTGCGTGTCTGCAAG GTGCTGCGGGAACACATGGGTGTCCGCTGCTTTCTGGGTCTTACGGCCACGGCTACGCACAGCACCTCAAGAGACATGGCTCAGCATCTAGGCGTGGCTGAGGAGCATGTCCTCAGAGGGCCAGTCACCATCCCCACCAACCTGTACCTCTCTGTGTCCACGGACAGGAACCCAGACCAG GCTTTGGTGACACTGCTGCAGAGTGATCGTTTTCGCGACCTGAACTCTGTCATCGTCTACTGCAACAGACGCGAAGACACGGAGCGCATTGCTGCGCTGCTCCGCACCTGCCTGT GCCAGGCCCCGGAAGCTGTGGCCGAAGCCTACCACGCCGGCATGTGTGCCCGGGAGCGCCGGCGGGTGCAGCAGGCCTTCATGGAGGGCCGGCTGCGGGTGGTGGTGGCCACAGTGGCCTTCGGGATGGGGCTGGACCGGCCAGACGTGCGGGCCGTGCTGCACCTGGGGCTGCCCCCCAGCTTTGAGAGCTACGTGCAGGCTGTGGGCCGGGCTGGACGGGACGGCCAGCCCGCACACTGCCACCTCTTTCTACAGCCCCAG GGTCGGGACCTGCAGGAGTTGCGTAGACACGTGCATGCCGAGGCCTCCGACTTCCTTGCCGTGAAGAAGCTGGTACAGTGCTCGTTCCCACCCTGCACCTGCACCCATGCCCGACAGCCCCCAGAGCAGGAGGGAGCCAAGAGCCGAGAGAGGCCTGTGACCGTGTCCCCGAGCGAGGCCGAGCAAGCCAGCAACAGAggcctagcccagtgcctgggtCATGAGCGGGCACTCCCAGTGCAGCCGCTGGTGCAGGCCCTGGACATGCCTGAGGAGG CCATTGAGACCCTGCTGTGCTACCTGGAGCTACACCCACGGCGCTGGCTGGAGCTGCTGGCACCCACCTATGCCTACTGCCACCTGCGCTGCCCTGGGGGCCTCCCCCAGCTCCAGGCCCTGGCCCGCAG GTGTCCTCCACTGGCGGTCTGGTTAgcccagcagccacaggaaaacATAGGTGAAGGAAGCTATTCCGTAGAGTTTGACGTGGTTAAGTTGGCCGACTCGATGGGCTGGAAGCTCGCCCCTGCAAAGCAGGCTCTCCGTCAACTGCAGTGGTACCCAGAGCCCGGGACAG GTGCACATCGAGACACGGGGGTGCTGGTGGAGTTCCGGGAGCTCGCCTTCTGTCTGCACAGCCCCGGAGACCTGACAGCCCACGAGAAGGACCAGATCTGTGACTTCCTATATGAACGTGTACAAACCCGTGAGCAGGAGGCCCTGGCACGCCTGCGACGCACCTTCCAGGCCTTTCACAG TGTAGCCTTCCCCAGCTGCGGGCCCTGCTTGGAACAGCCTGATGAGGAGCACAGTGCCAGGCTCAAGGCTCTGGTCAGCGGCTACTTCGAGGAAGAGGGGCCAGGAGGCATGGAAGACGAGCAGGGCCCAGAGCCAGGACAGGCCAGG ATCCAGGACTGGGAGGACCAGATACGCCAGGACATCCGCCATCTCCTGTCCTCGTGGCCAGACCAGCAGTTCTCGGGCAGGGCTGTGGCCCGTATCTTCCATGGCATCG GAAGCCCCTGCTATCCAGCCCAGGTGTACGGGCGGGACCGGCGTTTCTGGAGAAAACACCTGCATCTGAGCTTCCGTGCCCTGATGCGTTTAGCTACAGAGGAGATCCTGCTGTGGGGCCACTGA